Proteins from a single region of Fodinibius sp. Rm-B-1B1-1:
- a CDS encoding two-component regulator propeller domain-containing protein → MGIKRGWAIHLLLLLLPLMGYGQRYDFKRISVNEGLPHGEVHDIHQSEDRFIWIATNGGGLVRYDGHNFKTYTSQNGLRSNTIHRIFEDSKENLWIANEPGGVVTFQADSLVDPFSGSSLSDFEVWAMEEFDTGEIWFGTFQGGIFIWDGNDFRRLTTEDGLPSNSVWDIYKSSSGDIWVSTEEGIAVFDGGEITTYTTDDGLAGNRVYRVIEDQQGTFWMATNNGISTWDGARFTAITEINGTSLDYIFDVRQAADGDIWIGTETKGIFIYDGSGYTHLTRKNGLSSNYVYLLYEDRDHNMWIGTNENGISLYKGDAFRFYDEDFGLNSNAVLSLFFDHNNTLWIGTQEGIQSFDGKRLTSYSLPKPYENNYIREIAQLPDGDLLIVMPGNELMGFDGNQFYDFASDYEGSFISDVSIDNNDRIWIGTDEGLYILDDDTLTTYTAEDGLPGNVIQHINQVADTVYYISTTSGLSVFNGRGFNNITVEDGLNNNSVNYAVKGADKNIWVGTSGGVSVLQPENQSEDYSVKNFGRQEGMKLVATHFLWFDKQGYLWQGTNGGLNRLNVPRYNKTQSMSLVRYGLSGKELGVEFNPNAIAVDSAGNAWFGSMNGALKLDVDKLTYPQKAPIPNITRIEHNGKVIDWNNYTEQLNYSNGQLEYPSVTFPHGEHSYTFYFSGINYMNPQNIRYRFKVEGFEEEWMPMTSANTATYTNLEPGDYTFKVQALQGAEGDKSDLLTASYSFSVAYPFWQRSWFIGLMVVALVGMIYGYIRVRLGMLEKKRLKTLVDEQTKDLQEALEEKEVLIKEIHHRVKNNLAVISGLLELQMGHADNRFASRVLFESQRRVQSISMIHEKLYQNERLAEIDFEQYVHELVEIINYSFSSPAKDIEVKIDIDDFKLGVDQGIPCGLILNELVSNAYEHAFVNQQKGTIDIDIQEKDTNRIIFKVVDNGQGLPEDFDITQSETLGLTLVETLCKQVEGTFSFKNTENGTEFILKFKREAPPVKVPNK, encoded by the coding sequence ATGGGGATTAAAAGAGGGTGGGCTATCCATTTGTTGTTGCTTCTTCTACCACTTATGGGATATGGACAGCGGTACGATTTTAAAAGGATATCGGTTAACGAGGGGTTACCACATGGAGAAGTGCATGATATCCATCAAAGCGAAGATCGTTTTATCTGGATTGCTACTAATGGCGGAGGGCTCGTCCGCTATGATGGCCATAACTTTAAGACTTATACCAGCCAAAATGGACTACGAAGTAATACCATTCACCGTATTTTTGAGGATTCAAAAGAAAATCTTTGGATAGCGAATGAACCCGGCGGAGTTGTTACATTCCAAGCCGATAGTTTAGTTGATCCCTTTTCTGGTTCCTCCTTGTCCGACTTTGAAGTATGGGCTATGGAAGAGTTTGATACCGGCGAAATTTGGTTTGGCACATTCCAGGGCGGAATATTCATATGGGATGGCAATGATTTTCGCAGACTAACGACTGAGGATGGATTGCCAAGTAACTCTGTTTGGGATATCTATAAAAGTTCATCAGGTGATATTTGGGTAAGTACCGAAGAGGGGATTGCAGTCTTCGATGGCGGAGAAATAACTACTTATACTACTGACGACGGACTTGCCGGCAACAGGGTATATCGCGTCATTGAAGATCAGCAGGGTACATTCTGGATGGCTACAAATAATGGTATTTCAACTTGGGATGGCGCCCGTTTTACTGCTATTACTGAAATAAATGGCACTTCTCTGGATTATATATTTGATGTGCGCCAAGCTGCAGATGGAGATATCTGGATCGGTACTGAAACCAAGGGAATATTTATCTATGATGGGAGCGGGTATACCCATTTAACACGTAAAAATGGGTTGAGCAGTAATTACGTATACCTGCTTTATGAGGATCGGGATCACAATATGTGGATTGGGACTAACGAAAATGGCATTAGTTTGTACAAAGGAGATGCCTTTAGATTTTATGATGAAGATTTTGGGCTGAACTCAAATGCCGTATTGAGCCTCTTTTTTGATCACAATAATACCCTTTGGATAGGTACACAAGAAGGAATACAATCGTTTGATGGAAAACGATTAACATCTTATTCATTGCCAAAACCGTACGAAAATAATTACATCCGGGAGATAGCGCAGCTACCTGATGGGGATCTCTTAATTGTTATGCCTGGTAATGAGCTCATGGGGTTTGACGGTAACCAATTTTATGATTTCGCCTCTGATTATGAGGGTTCGTTTATTTCTGATGTAAGTATCGATAATAACGATCGAATATGGATTGGAACTGATGAGGGATTATATATCCTGGATGACGATACCCTTACTACTTATACAGCTGAAGATGGATTGCCTGGTAATGTAATACAGCATATTAACCAAGTTGCTGATACAGTATACTATATTAGCACTACAAGTGGATTAAGTGTTTTTAATGGACGGGGATTTAACAACATCACCGTTGAGGATGGATTAAATAATAATTCAGTAAATTATGCGGTAAAAGGGGCAGATAAAAATATTTGGGTTGGGACCAGTGGGGGTGTTTCTGTTTTACAACCTGAGAATCAATCAGAGGATTATAGCGTCAAGAATTTTGGTCGACAAGAGGGCATGAAATTGGTTGCCACGCATTTTTTGTGGTTTGATAAGCAGGGGTATTTGTGGCAGGGTACAAATGGTGGACTCAACAGGCTAAATGTACCCAGGTACAATAAAACTCAAAGTATGAGTTTGGTCCGATATGGACTTAGTGGAAAAGAGTTAGGTGTTGAGTTTAACCCCAATGCCATAGCGGTAGATAGTGCAGGTAATGCATGGTTCGGAAGTATGAATGGAGCACTAAAGTTAGATGTAGATAAGCTAACGTATCCGCAAAAAGCTCCTATACCCAATATTACGAGGATTGAGCATAATGGTAAGGTTATTGATTGGAACAATTATACTGAGCAGTTGAACTATTCTAATGGTCAGCTGGAGTACCCTTCCGTTACTTTTCCTCATGGTGAGCATTCCTATACATTTTATTTTTCCGGTATAAATTATATGAATCCCCAAAATATTAGGTATAGGTTTAAAGTAGAAGGATTCGAAGAGGAGTGGATGCCTATGACTTCGGCAAATACTGCTACTTATACAAATTTAGAGCCCGGTGACTATACTTTTAAAGTTCAGGCTTTGCAAGGGGCAGAGGGAGACAAATCGGATCTTTTAACAGCTTCATATTCATTTTCAGTGGCATATCCATTTTGGCAACGATCATGGTTTATCGGACTTATGGTTGTTGCTTTAGTCGGGATGATCTATGGATATATCAGAGTTAGACTTGGTATGCTTGAAAAGAAGCGCCTTAAAACATTGGTAGACGAGCAGACGAAAGATCTACAAGAGGCACTCGAAGAAAAGGAAGTTTTAATCAAAGAGATACATCACCGTGTCAAAAATAACTTGGCGGTAATTTCGGGATTGCTTGAGCTACAAATGGGGCATGCCGATAATAGATTTGCGAGCAGGGTACTTTTCGAAAGTCAGCGTCGTGTACAGTCTATCTCGATGATTCATGAAAAATTGTACCAAAATGAGCGACTGGCAGAAATTGACTTCGAGCAATATGTTCATGAGCTGGTCGAAATCATTAATTACTCGTTTAGTAGTCCGGCTAAAGATATCGAAGTCAAAATTGATATTGATGATTTTAAACTGGGTGTTGACCAAGGTATTCCATGTGGATTGATATTAAATGAGCTTGTTAGCAATGCCTATGAACATGCTTTTGTAAATCAGCAAAAGGGTACAATTGACATTGATATTCAAGAAAAAGACACCAACCGAATTATATTCAAAGTAGTGGATAACGGACAAGGGTTGCCAGAAGATTTTGATATCACGCAGAGCGAAACATTGGGACTTACGCTGGTTGAGACGTTGTGTAAACAGGTAGAGGGGACATTTAGTTTTAAAAACACCGAAAATGGAACAGAATTTATACTAAAATTTAAACGCGAAGCACCCCCAGTAAAAGTGCCTAATAAGTAG
- a CDS encoding enoyl-CoA hydratase/isomerase family protein has protein sequence MSQNGEITTNIENNIGTIEFYHPKGNSLPGQMLRDLADTITDMGNNSEAHVLVLKSRGDGAFCAGASFDELIAIDDYEEGKHFFMGFALVLNAMRQCPKLIIVRVQGKTVGGGVGIASAGDYTIAHESAAIKLSELALGIGPFVVGPAVERKVGTSAFSTLSVDASSWNSAEWARENGLFSKICENHFDLDEKVDSLAKQLSNYSPDAMKELKKVLWKGTEDWDELLEERAEISGRLVLSDFTKNFIEEFKNS, from the coding sequence ATGAGTCAGAACGGAGAAATTACGACCAACATTGAAAATAACATCGGAACGATTGAATTTTATCATCCCAAGGGGAATTCTCTACCGGGACAAATGCTCCGGGATTTAGCTGACACTATCACCGATATGGGCAATAATTCCGAAGCCCATGTGCTTGTACTTAAAAGTCGCGGTGATGGCGCATTTTGTGCTGGGGCGTCGTTTGACGAGCTCATTGCCATCGATGACTATGAAGAAGGCAAACACTTTTTTATGGGTTTTGCGCTGGTTCTAAATGCCATGCGTCAGTGTCCAAAACTGATAATCGTCCGCGTGCAAGGCAAAACGGTAGGTGGTGGCGTAGGTATTGCATCTGCAGGAGATTACACTATAGCGCACGAATCTGCAGCTATTAAACTAAGTGAGTTAGCCTTGGGTATTGGTCCTTTTGTAGTTGGTCCCGCAGTCGAGCGAAAGGTGGGAACTTCAGCATTTAGCACACTTTCTGTCGATGCCTCGAGCTGGAACAGTGCAGAATGGGCACGTGAAAATGGGTTGTTTTCAAAGATCTGTGAAAATCACTTTGATCTGGATGAAAAAGTGGATTCACTGGCGAAGCAGCTCTCAAATTATAGTCCTGATGCGATGAAAGAACTCAAAAAAGTACTCTGGAAAGGGACTGAAGACTGGGATGAACTGCTGGAAGAACGAGCAGAAATTAGTGGACGATTAGTGCTATCAGACTTCACCAAAAACTTTATTGAGGAGTTCAAAAATTCCTGA
- a CDS encoding VOC family protein — protein MNKNKQKIVPHLWFDRQAEEAVGFYTSLFENSQIGETTRYGEAGQEVHGQKPGSVMTIEFKLAGHQFIALNGGPHFKFTPAISFIVNCELEEEVDELWANLSQGGEPLMPLDEYPFSKKYGWIEDKFGLSWQVILAEGNVPQKIMPSLMFVGEAYGQAEEAINFYTSLFNNSEIKQIARYGPDQEPDKEEAIMYADFKLHGQMFAAMESAHEHDFFFNEAISLLVECESQKEIDYFWENLSAVPEAEQCGWLKDKFGVSWQVAPMILHEMLRDSNTEKVERVTKAFLQMKKFDIQKLQDVYEGNQSVIK, from the coding sequence ATGAACAAAAATAAACAGAAAATCGTACCACACCTTTGGTTTGATCGTCAAGCCGAAGAGGCCGTGGGTTTTTATACGTCGCTTTTTGAGAATTCACAAATAGGTGAGACTACTCGTTATGGCGAAGCAGGACAAGAAGTTCACGGGCAGAAACCCGGATCGGTAATGACGATTGAATTTAAGCTTGCAGGCCATCAATTTATTGCGTTAAATGGCGGCCCGCACTTTAAGTTTACCCCGGCTATCTCATTTATTGTTAATTGTGAATTAGAAGAAGAGGTGGATGAGTTGTGGGCTAACTTATCTCAGGGAGGCGAACCGTTGATGCCGCTTGATGAATATCCATTTAGTAAAAAATATGGCTGGATTGAAGATAAGTTTGGGTTGTCTTGGCAAGTAATTTTAGCAGAGGGGAATGTTCCACAAAAAATTATGCCTTCGCTGATGTTTGTTGGTGAAGCTTATGGACAAGCTGAAGAAGCGATCAATTTTTACACTTCACTTTTCAATAATTCTGAGATCAAACAAATTGCCCGTTATGGTCCTGACCAAGAGCCGGACAAAGAAGAAGCAATCATGTACGCTGATTTTAAGCTTCATGGACAAATGTTTGCGGCGATGGAAAGTGCTCATGAGCACGATTTCTTTTTCAATGAAGCTATTTCGTTGCTTGTTGAATGCGAATCGCAGAAAGAAATTGATTATTTCTGGGAGAACTTATCGGCCGTGCCAGAGGCTGAGCAGTGTGGCTGGCTGAAAGACAAGTTCGGTGTTTCGTGGCAAGTAGCTCCAATGATATTGCACGAAATGTTGCGTGATTCCAACACAGAAAAGGTTGAACGGGTAACCAAAGCTTTTCTGCAGATGAAAAAGTTTGATATTCAAAAGCTTCAGGATGTATATGAAGGAAATCAGTCAGTGATCAAATAA
- the paaZ gene encoding phenylacetic acid degradation bifunctional protein PaaZ — MKVRSYIKGEWVNKGKEKDLISAVTGEPVAQMLEANLDYKGACEYARQQAGPKLRAMSIHERAFKIKFLAQYLMERKENYYELSTHTGATRQDSWIDIEGGIGSMFTLSSKSRIELSDLPYHVEGSHERLSREGTFVGQHICVPRHGVAVHINAFNFPVWGMLEKLAPCIISGMPAIIKPSPVGSYLAYKVFEDMLESNLLPEGAIQFIAADVPGDLLDHLNSQDSVSFTGSAATGQKLKSHPNIVANNVRFNLEADSLNCSILGADVTPDMEEFDLFVKEVANEMTVKTGQKCTAIRRTIVPKKRVDDVVEALKKRLNKTTVGDPAKKETRMGPLASTLQADRFQEQVSSLLETTESVYSNGNGQHKGAFTGPKVLLCHKPLEMDDVHKVEAFGPMTTVMPYKSNEEAIELANKADGSLVGSLFTADDDIARKITLGCAPYHGRFMVINRDSAEESTGHGSPMPHMVHGGPGHAGGGEELGGARAVIHNMQRVALQGSPTTLTNITNQYIKGAETKETDPHPFQQYFEDLEVGEARTTDTHTVTEEDIERFADLSGDEFYAHTDPEAAERSLFGKVVAHGYFVLSRAAGLFVHPDEGPVILNYGLENLRFVAPVAPGDTIQAKLIVKSKKVRQKKAKDKFPFGIIYWDVEVTNQDNELVAEYTILTLIKRREVLDMDIFEEG; from the coding sequence ATGAAAGTTCGAAGTTACATCAAAGGGGAATGGGTTAACAAAGGCAAAGAAAAAGACCTCATCAGCGCGGTGACCGGAGAACCAGTGGCACAGATGCTTGAAGCTAATCTGGATTACAAAGGCGCCTGCGAATATGCTCGTCAGCAAGCCGGACCGAAACTCCGCGCCATGTCCATTCACGAACGGGCGTTCAAGATCAAGTTTCTGGCTCAGTACCTGATGGAGCGGAAGGAAAATTATTACGAATTATCTACGCATACTGGTGCCACACGACAAGATTCCTGGATCGATATCGAAGGGGGCATCGGCAGCATGTTTACGCTATCCAGTAAGTCACGTATTGAGCTATCCGACCTCCCCTACCACGTGGAAGGCAGCCACGAGCGGCTATCACGCGAAGGAACATTTGTAGGACAACATATCTGCGTGCCGCGTCATGGGGTAGCCGTGCATATCAACGCCTTTAACTTTCCTGTTTGGGGGATGTTAGAGAAGCTGGCTCCATGTATTATTTCTGGGATGCCGGCCATTATCAAACCCTCTCCTGTTGGCTCATATCTGGCTTATAAAGTTTTTGAGGATATGCTGGAATCGAACTTACTTCCCGAGGGCGCCATCCAGTTTATTGCCGCCGATGTGCCGGGCGACTTGCTTGATCATCTTAACAGTCAAGATTCGGTTTCTTTTACAGGGTCGGCAGCTACGGGACAAAAGCTAAAATCCCATCCTAATATTGTCGCTAATAACGTACGGTTTAACCTCGAAGCCGATTCGCTGAATTGCTCTATTCTGGGTGCTGATGTTACGCCCGACATGGAAGAGTTTGATCTCTTTGTAAAGGAGGTTGCTAATGAAATGACGGTAAAGACGGGGCAAAAATGTACGGCTATTCGGCGGACAATCGTCCCCAAAAAACGTGTTGATGATGTCGTAGAAGCACTCAAAAAACGACTTAACAAAACGACCGTTGGCGACCCTGCAAAGAAAGAAACGCGGATGGGTCCGCTGGCCAGTACACTGCAAGCAGATCGCTTTCAGGAACAAGTTTCATCCCTTTTGGAAACAACAGAATCGGTGTACAGTAATGGCAATGGTCAGCACAAAGGTGCATTCACCGGTCCAAAAGTGTTGCTTTGTCACAAACCATTGGAAATGGATGACGTACACAAAGTAGAGGCCTTTGGTCCCATGACCACGGTGATGCCATACAAATCAAATGAAGAAGCCATTGAACTGGCCAACAAAGCAGATGGTTCGCTGGTGGGTTCTCTCTTTACAGCAGATGACGATATTGCTCGAAAAATTACGCTGGGCTGTGCGCCCTATCATGGACGTTTTATGGTTATCAATCGCGACTCTGCTGAAGAGTCTACGGGACATGGATCTCCTATGCCACACATGGTGCACGGCGGGCCGGGACATGCAGGTGGTGGCGAAGAGCTGGGGGGAGCTCGGGCTGTCATCCACAACATGCAGCGTGTGGCTCTGCAGGGATCCCCAACGACGCTGACTAACATTACGAACCAATATATTAAAGGGGCCGAAACGAAAGAAACAGATCCCCATCCCTTTCAACAGTATTTTGAAGACTTGGAAGTGGGAGAAGCCCGAACTACCGACACACATACGGTAACGGAAGAAGATATTGAACGATTTGCGGATTTATCCGGTGATGAATTCTATGCACATACCGATCCCGAGGCAGCTGAACGTTCGCTATTCGGTAAAGTTGTTGCCCATGGATACTTTGTACTTTCCCGTGCGGCGGGACTGTTTGTACATCCTGATGAAGGGCCTGTAATCCTAAACTATGGATTAGAGAATCTTCGATTTGTTGCCCCGGTTGCTCCCGGTGATACCATCCAGGCGAAACTCATTGTTAAGAGTAAAAAAGTCCGACAGAAAAAAGCCAAGGATAAATTCCCGTTTGGGATTATCTATTGGGATGTGGAAGTCACAAATCAAGATAACGAGCTGGTAGCCGAATATACGATCTTGACACTCATCAAACGTCGCGAAGTGCTGGATATGGATATTTTTGAGGAGGGATAA
- a CDS encoding GlxA family transcriptional regulator, giving the protein MKHVSILIPRGHTSVVNIGGTHQILNRVNGMAAEKGNQPVFDVHLVGLEKETRQSTGLFVVSPDCLVEDVAKTDLIIIPAIHDDPETGFERNKEFAPWIIEQYKKGAEVVSFCVGAFFLAETGLLNGKQCATHWMHAENFRQRYPEVNLVNEKIMTEEDGIYTSGGAYAFLNLLLHLIEKHAGREIAILASKAFSIDIDRDSQSPFIIFEGQKEHEDQKVIEAQQYIENNYEETIRVDDLAKKLAVSRRTLERRFKKATSNTVTEYVQRVKVEAAKKDLEISKKNVTEVMYDVGYSDTKSFRNLFRRITGLTPIEYRNKYNKEAAVL; this is encoded by the coding sequence ATGAAACATGTATCTATACTTATACCGCGCGGGCACACCAGTGTCGTAAATATCGGGGGCACTCATCAGATTCTAAATCGAGTCAATGGAATGGCAGCCGAAAAAGGAAACCAACCCGTCTTTGATGTCCATCTGGTTGGATTGGAAAAAGAAACCCGGCAATCAACGGGACTCTTTGTTGTTAGTCCCGATTGCTTGGTAGAAGATGTCGCCAAAACTGACTTGATCATTATTCCTGCCATCCATGATGATCCAGAAACGGGATTTGAACGTAATAAAGAGTTTGCTCCCTGGATTATCGAACAGTATAAGAAAGGCGCAGAAGTGGTCAGCTTTTGCGTAGGGGCATTCTTTTTAGCAGAAACTGGTTTGCTGAATGGCAAACAATGTGCTACCCACTGGATGCATGCCGAGAACTTTAGGCAAAGATATCCCGAAGTGAACCTGGTAAATGAGAAAATTATGACTGAAGAGGACGGTATTTATACCAGTGGCGGAGCATATGCCTTCCTGAATCTACTACTGCATCTGATTGAAAAACATGCCGGCCGCGAGATTGCTATCCTGGCTTCCAAAGCATTTTCTATCGATATAGACCGAGATAGTCAATCGCCCTTTATTATTTTTGAGGGACAGAAAGAACACGAAGATCAAAAGGTAATTGAGGCTCAACAATATATCGAGAATAATTATGAGGAAACCATTCGAGTAGATGATTTAGCCAAAAAACTGGCGGTAAGTCGACGTACACTCGAACGCCGTTTCAAGAAAGCAACCTCTAATACCGTCACTGAATATGTTCAGCGGGTTAAGGTGGAAGCGGCCAAAAAAGATCTCGAGATTAGTAAAAAAAATGTCACGGAGGTGATGTACGATGTTGGATACTCCGACACGAAATCGTTTCGCAATTTATTCCGAAGAATTACGGGACTAACTCCCATCGAATATCGAAATAAATATAATAAGGAAGCTGCGGTTCTTTGA
- a CDS encoding DNA alkylation repair protein — MDCTEVQEALREIADPEIAEHSQRFFKTGPGEYGEDDKFLGIRVPNIRKVAQRFKQLSLGETELLLHSDYHEECLCALIILVNRAKKANSKVKKEIFELYLSNLKYINNWDLVDTSAEHIVGTYLSDNDRSILYQLAKSENLWERRIAIISTFHFIKNDDFEDTLNIAKLLLNDEHDLIHKAVGWMLREVGKRDINVEERFLNQYIKLMPRTMLRYAIEKFPEEKRQHYLNM; from the coding sequence ATGGATTGTACAGAAGTTCAGGAAGCTCTGCGTGAAATTGCTGATCCCGAAATCGCGGAGCATTCACAGCGATTCTTTAAAACTGGTCCCGGAGAATACGGTGAAGACGATAAATTTCTGGGGATCCGCGTGCCCAACATTCGGAAGGTTGCCCAGAGGTTTAAGCAACTTTCGCTGGGGGAAACCGAACTCCTACTTCACTCTGATTATCATGAAGAGTGTCTCTGTGCGCTTATTATTCTGGTCAACAGAGCTAAAAAAGCAAATTCCAAAGTAAAGAAAGAAATTTTTGAGTTATATCTTTCAAACTTAAAGTATATTAATAACTGGGATTTGGTTGATACTTCGGCCGAACATATTGTAGGTACATATCTCTCGGATAACGACCGATCAATTTTGTATCAGCTGGCCAAATCCGAGAATCTATGGGAGCGCCGGATTGCCATAATAAGTACTTTTCATTTCATTAAGAATGATGATTTTGAGGATACGCTGAACATTGCCAAGCTACTACTGAATGACGAACACGATCTTATCCACAAAGCAGTGGGCTGGATGCTTCGGGAAGTCGGCAAACGCGACATAAATGTAGAGGAAAGGTTTTTAAATCAATATATCAAACTGATGCCTCGAACAATGCTACGTTATGCCATCGAAAAATTTCCTGAAGAAAAACGACAACATTATCTCAACATGTAA
- a CDS encoding VOC family protein: protein MFKNNAAFSSFSVDDLAKANKFYSQTLGLKVTKEEMGHLVLHLDGGTETMIYPKGEDHVTANFTILNFLVEDIDSAVEQLSASGVKFEQYEGDLKTDEHGIFRGGPLMAWFKDPAGNILSIIQDE from the coding sequence ATGTTTAAAAATAATGCTGCCTTCAGCAGTTTTTCTGTAGATGATCTGGCAAAAGCCAACAAGTTCTATAGTCAAACGCTTGGACTCAAGGTCACTAAAGAAGAAATGGGCCACTTGGTGCTTCATCTTGATGGTGGCACAGAAACGATGATTTATCCGAAGGGAGAAGACCACGTTACTGCTAACTTTACGATCCTCAATTTTTTAGTGGAGGATATTGACTCTGCCGTGGAACAACTATCTGCCAGCGGAGTGAAATTTGAACAGTATGAGGGTGATTTGAAGACTGATGAACATGGGATTTTCCGCGGCGGACCACTGATGGCCTGGTTTAAAGATCCGGCCGGTAATATTTTATCGATAATTCAAGACGAGTAA
- a CDS encoding DinB family protein translates to MKKLLIVQFDLHHRLYNNVLDGFSDEETNRRLHGNKHINHVKYLAGHLLNSQYGLAALAGLQPDIKWNDLFAVMGQSKARDDIDYPDIEEIKAEWNALYQPVRSNLAKLTGDDLTRTPPDPFNQVADSNGELWAFINHHTAYHIGQIGILRRGFGKAPMSFS, encoded by the coding sequence ATGAAGAAGCTATTAATAGTACAATTTGATTTGCATCACCGGTTGTATAATAACGTGTTAGATGGGTTTTCAGATGAAGAGACTAACCGGCGATTACACGGTAATAAACATATCAATCATGTAAAATACCTGGCCGGACATTTGCTTAATTCGCAATATGGATTAGCGGCGCTGGCGGGTTTACAGCCGGATATAAAATGGAATGATCTTTTTGCAGTAATGGGGCAGTCCAAAGCCAGGGATGATATTGACTATCCTGATATCGAAGAAATTAAAGCCGAGTGGAATGCCTTATACCAGCCGGTACGTAGTAACTTAGCGAAGTTAACTGGTGATGACTTGACTCGTACGCCGCCAGACCCCTTCAATCAGGTTGCAGATTCAAATGGAGAGCTTTGGGCGTTTATCAATCACCATACCGCCTATCACATCGGCCAGATTGGAATACTTCGTAGAGGTTTTGGCAAAGCTCCGATGAGTTTTAGTTGA